From Syngnathus typhle isolate RoL2023-S1 ecotype Sweden linkage group LG5, RoL_Styp_1.0, whole genome shotgun sequence:
CGAAAGCGGCCATGGAGCCAAGCGTAGAGGAATGGGTTACAGCAAGATGAGCTCATGGCGCACAGGTGACAGAGCAACTGAATGAGCAGGAAGTAGCGCTTATCAATCAAATCAATGTCAATGTCACGCAACACGTTAAAGACGCTGATGGGCATCCAGCAGATGCCAAACGCGGCCACCACCAGGCTGACCAGGCGGAAGGTCTTGCGCTTGCGCAGGCGCTGAGCCTCAGCCTGGCTCCGAGTGTGATAGCCCGGAACGACACAGTTCCTCAGTTTGACGCTGATGCACAGGTAAGAGATGCTGAGGGCAGACAGAGGCAGCACGTATGTGATGAAGAGAGTGCCGTACGCGTAGGCCAGACGCCCGCCTTCCTGACCCATCCAGAATTCCTCACAGATGGTGAAGCCTTCGGTTTGGAACTCCACATGGTAGGTGTGAGCCACAGCAGGAGCCACCAGAGCACAGGACAGCAGCCAGATAGCACACAGCAAGTAGGTGCATGCCAAGATTGAGAGGCGCTTCTTTAGTGGATGCACTGTAGCGTAGTATCTGTCGGGATGAGAAAAAGCCTCGGTTGACTCAACAGAATACAAAATAGAATGGAATACAGGGTGAACAACCCACCCTTGTGTTTGCCACTTGAATTTTTGCGGGTTTTCTACCTGAAATGATTCACTCATGGATTTGATTCCCAACTGCTGTGCTGCAGGACATTAGAAATGCTCAGTTGTACTGTGTCATTTTACTTAATTGGTCTGAAAATGACTTATTTACTCCAAATTGTGCATCAGGGCCCGACTTTGATTTTCACCCACCTCAGGCAGGTCGATTTCATCAATGGTGTGTGACACTTCATCTCCTGAACTGCTTTATCCTtacgtgggcgtgctggagcctattccagcggTCTTAGGGCGGCAGGCGGGGTACTACACCTTGAACTGATTGCCGGCCGGCATGATGTGTTCTTTGAGCGTCAGATTGCATCCTTGTCGTAAGGAAGGGCTTGAACACATCTCACAGTCTAGAGGTATACTTTGCCACGTATAAATGATTTAGTATTGGTCTCCCTCTACCTATCAAGGGATGCAATACTGTTGAAGTGAATAATTGTTTAAATAAAGCTGTTTTCTACTCTTGGAAAGCATTGAAAACAACTCGAATGAAAGTGGATTATACACTGCATCATTTTGCTGTGCTTTACAATCCATACAACAATGTTACATAATATTAATTATGACTAAAAGCCCTGTCTTTTCTTTTGAACAAGGCAACACAGCTGTATTTTCATTATGATCATTGTagcttgtctttttttctgaatatgTACTCGGTTCGGTGTAAGAGGATTGAGAGCCACCGCATTAGAGCACTCAGAGGAGCTAAGAACAAAGGTAAGGTAACATTGCTCCATGTTTTTGTTGTCCCCACATCCAAAAACATTAAACTGTTTATTTGGTTGCAGCACTAAACCATTTTTCACCGCTAGAATGTGCCACAGCAATTTTGAGCAATTCTCCTTCCCAGGTAGCAGCATTTTGTGTGAAATTATACACTGGGGTAGTAGCCTTTTACCTATCTAGTAAAATTAGATAATTGGCAATCTCCAACCTGGGAGGCTCTCATTTCCCCTGCATCTGATAATTGATGAGCACATGTCAATGGGACCCACCAGATTCACTGTATGACTCACCTATCCACCCCGATGGCAGTGAGGGTGAAAACTGACACGTACACTGTCACCGGCTGGATGAGATAGACCAGGTAGCACATGAAGCGGCCAAAAACCCACCCGTGTGGGTTGAGGGCATAGGCCAGTGTGAAGGGGATGCAAGTGGCGCACATGAGCATGTCGGAGAAGGCCAAGTTCCCGATGAAGAAGTTGGTGATGTTGTGCATCTTGCGAGTGCAGCAGATGACGTAGAGTAGTAGGTAGTTCCCGACGACGCCCACCAGGGCCACCAGAGTGTAGCAGGGAATGATGAGCAGCTTGAAGGACTGCAGCAGCTCCACACCCTCAAATTGAGTTTTGCGCTCCGACGAAACGTTCTGGAGCGACAACTCAAAGATCCCACCTGTGTCATTCAAGCGATGGGTCACAGGTGATGGGGATGTGAGCTCTGGGTCCGCCATCCCAATGGACAGATGTCACCCTGCGGGGTTAGCCTGTGATTACTGCACGTTGAAATACAAATGTACaagtgatcctgaaagggggatccttccatctgtggtcccttctcaaggtttctcattttcccccggtaggggtttttaagtttttccttgcccttttgggagcttaagatcaggggatgctttgagaataattgtcaatttctgtctatgtgaagacctttgagactgcttgtgatttagggctatacaaataaacttgacttgactacaaGCAAACGTAATTCTCAATGTTATCTGCGGCGATGTCACAGAGTTGACAATGACATGAAATGATCATCAAGGGCGATATGATGGTGAATGCATGGTGGCAATATCTAGTTTCTGTGCAAATAGAGTAGTAGAAGGTTCTGATTGGACATCATTAAGTGATCTGACAACTAAGATAGCATGTAGCAATACAAATGACTATAGAACAACAATGTTGGATGACAGATGAGAAGCTGTCGAATGAGAAATTAAGCTACAATTATGGTTCAGTGCATGGAAACGCTTGAATGTCATGAACCGAATCGCTCGCTGTTACCACTGATAACTTACTAAGGCGCCGTGGGATTTGTTACAACAGCGCCGGTACAGTCCAGGCACGTTTGCTGTGGTCCCACTACAGCAACAGCACAGGGATAAAGATAAGGCTTTGACTGCAGATTAATTGCAACAACTACAACGGCTGATTGCAGTGTTGGTATGCTTATATACTTTTCAGAGCAAAACACAGCAGAGCATTGCACTGCACTGGCGCTCGGGAACGCTCTTTGCCCTGTCAAGAATCCGTAACCCCAGTTAAGCCCCTCCAGCATTTTAGTTGATATTCTAGATTATATTTCGGTATTATTTTCTCAGCCCGCCTTTCATCCCGGAATAGAAAAAATCCCGGAGCATATCTGTACATAAGAACCACTATCATCCTTGAATTGAATCGGCAACCACAAATCATAAAACAAAACGAGTCGATGTTAAAACGAATCGTTCGACGTTGATTGGTCATCCTGCTCAGGTTTGCAGGTGGGCCTATACACAAACAGTTTACAAAGTTGAATGTTGTCTTAATACTGAAATGTCCTCTTAATCCTGACTAAAATAACCTGATTTTATGCACGGAATCTGAAATTAAATGCACTTTACATTGCTCCATCACACAGCCATTATTCACAAGCTGAATTCAAGGAAGTGTCCCACCCCCACAATAAAACCGTAAAAGCTCACAGGTAACAATAATTAGACTaatttcattatttaaaatataattttgaTTAAAGAGCTTCTGCATAATGATAACATTGAATATACATCATAAATCTGATATAGTTGAATGTGTAATTGATATTGTTATTTAAATTAATTGACAACcacattatattattatttttgttatcacTATACTTATTTGCACTTTATTGCATTACTTACTAAAAACCTTTTTACTGACTGATAGATAGTTTCTACAATTTTTAAAGAAAACATACTCAACGCGTCGTCACTTAATGCCCAATCGTTATCAAGCGCGTTCCTACCTTGTGTTGGTGGCTGTGCACGGAGCATTAAGGTCCCCGGTTATAAGAGGCAGAGGATCGGCGATGGTGCGGATGGAGCGTGGAGCGTGCGCGTGCATGCGCACGCGCGCGCCTCTCGCACGCTGCACAGTGATCGATGCAACCTCGTGTTCACTGAGCCCAGGCACACTCTGTCCTCTTGAAATTGCATTTGCCGCTTTTCGTTTATGTCCGAATAGTGATCTTCTTGTATGACATCATGTTTATGTTATTACAGCAGTTAGGATTGGATTTAAAGAGCAAATCTATCATGTAATGAGGCAAAATGATAATTTTTTAGATACTTCAATACTTGaaatgatgcttttttttttggaaaatgtATGAACATTCAATTTTGATATTATACATGGTCCCATTGTATTCAGTTCAGTTCAGACAAATTATGTTCAAATTATAATACACAAACCAAAAACAGCATAACATGGAAAGCCGTTTTATTAAGAGATCCTAAAATCACATTGTGTATTTTTTATCTTGACAAATTCCTGcaagaagaaagaaacaaaataaaaaagacctCCAAGTGCAATATGAGGCATATCATTTTCCTTTGAATATGGAgaattaattaaataatatcCGTGTCCACatcagtgaaaaagaaaaaaacgaaagCAATGCAATCACTGTCAGACACTGTTGCAAGGCTTGCATTCGAGTCATGTTCAAATTTATGTTATTAATACATAATTCTGTGACGCTTTTATTTGGAAACGATGCTGATGTGTTTCAAACTTTCAGATTTATGTTGGCACTTGCTATTGAGTTAGCACGATGTGTTATTAGTTTAGCTGTTGAAGTAATGTTGGTATCTAGTTAATTTGTGAACGTAAAATAATCCATATAAACTGTGACTGTAAGCTGTTTTTATTAGAATATTTTTAACATGATGTAAAGTGAAATAATATCACCTTGCGTCACCAGAATTTAGATGACGGCCTTAACAGCGCATCACCTGTTGTCatagcaataaaaaagacatttcACATTCAGTGGCAAGCACTGTTGTTTTGAAACTGGGTGTATAAATGTGGACCAATGTCGGGAAGAGGATTGATTCGAACTAGCTAAAGCACTTTGAGTTGCATTTTATTGTACAAATAGTTGGTTCATTTGGTTCATTTATTATGAATGAATATTTCGAATATTTCCACAGTGATTTTGCAATTGTTGTACTGACAGTTCCTTTGAATTGAGAACCCTTTGACCCATGTTGCCAAGGAAACACCCTCATGAGTGTGGCTAATTTATGCCAAATTGTCTCATTTGGGTTTTGCTTGAACGATTGCGTTCAACATTTGACATGAAAAATCGACGTAATGCTGTCACCTGACTCGGCTGCACGTGATCAACAgctacaaaatacacaatatagCATCACATGGATTATTTGTGCCATTGGAAGAGAAACAGCACAAAGAAGCAAGAAACAGTGAAACAGAATGAAGTGAGTGCTCATGTCATGCAAACAGCTAATGTTAAGGTCACATGTTGTACACCTGCCCAAATGCTCACCCTGCTGCTTGAATGAATGTTGGACGTGGCCCTCTTGTTTGAGGAGTAATCATTCATTTTAGTCAAACACGTTTGCACAAGCAACTGAGGGTTGTCTGATAAGGATGAGACGGGAAGTGATGTCCAAATGTTTTGTGAGCCTTGTGGACAAAATGTTTCACTCCTAAAGCAGCCCGGGCTTGCTGACGTTAGAGGGCTCGTTGACCATCGATCCAGTCCGGTCTGGGGAATCCTGATATTATCCTCACAGCGGGAAGTGCATTGGCATCGTGTCTCTGTCACGGTCATTTTCATTTGAAGTTAAGTCTGGTTGCTGTTCTGCTCACATGCAGCTGCTTGGAGTCATGTCGGCACAGATCTGGTAAAAGTAGACTACTGACCAActcctttattttcttattgacgCAAAAGGACTTTTTAAATTCCAGTAATTTACAATATTTTAGATACAgtgaagtttaaaaaaactgCAATAGTATATATAGTATTAGTACTTATActacgtgtgtatgtgtgtgtgtgtttgtgtgcgtgtatgtatgtatatatacacgtatattcCCACGTCACGATCATGAAGTGATTCCTTGTCTTTATGAAAGGGAAGCGcaccttgtttgtatttt
This genomic window contains:
- the prlhr2a gene encoding prolactin releasing hormone receptor 2a; this encodes MADPELTSPSPVTHRLNDTGGIFELSLQNVSSERKTQFEGVELLQSFKLLIIPCYTLVALVGVVGNYLLLYVICCTRKMHNITNFFIGNLAFSDMLMCATCIPFTLAYALNPHGWVFGRFMCYLVYLIQPVTVYVSVFTLTAIGVDRYYATVHPLKKRLSILACTYLLCAIWLLSCALVAPAVAHTYHVEFQTEGFTICEEFWMGQEGGRLAYAYGTLFITYVLPLSALSISYLCISVKLRNCVVPGYHTRSQAEAQRLRKRKTFRLVSLVVAAFGICWMPISVFNVLRDIDIDLIDKRYFLLIQLLCHLCAMSSSCCNPFLYAWLHGRFRGELRKMMVCHRRIGIAANNGATASVVL